In one Melaminivora jejuensis genomic region, the following are encoded:
- a CDS encoding AadA family aminoglycoside 3''-O-nucleotidyltransferase: MGEFFPAQVFKQLSHARAVIERHLAATLDTIHLFGSAIDGGLKPDSDIDLLVTVSAAPNDSLRQALMLDLLKVSSPPSDGGTWRPLELTVVARSEVVPWRYPARRELQFGEWLRHDILSGTFEPAVLDHDLAILLTKARQHSLALLGPSAATFFEPVPKEHFSKALFDTIAQWNAESDWKGDERNVVLALARIWYSASTGLIAPKDVAAAWVSERLPAEHRPLICKARAAYLGSEDDDLAMRVEETAAFVRYAKATIERILR, translated from the coding sequence ATGGGTGAATTTTTCCCTGCACAAGTTTTCAAGCAGCTGTCCCACGCTCGCGCGGTGATCGAGCGCCATCTGGCTGCGACACTGGACACAATCCACCTGTTCGGATCTGCGATCGATGGAGGGCTGAAGCCGGACAGCGACATAGACTTGCTCGTGACCGTCAGCGCCGCACCTAACGATTCGCTCCGGCAGGCGCTAATGCTCGATTTGCTGAAAGTCTCATCACCGCCAAGCGATGGCGGAACATGGCGACCGCTGGAGCTAACTGTTGTCGCTCGAAGCGAAGTAGTGCCTTGGCGCTATCCGGCGCGGCGTGAGCTTCAGTTCGGTGAGTGGCTCCGCCACGACATCCTTTCCGGAACGTTCGAGCCTGCCGTTCTGGATCACGATCTTGCGATTTTGCTGACCAAGGCGAGGCAACACAGCCTTGCGCTTCTAGGCCCATCCGCAGCCACGTTTTTCGAGCCGGTGCCGAAGGAGCATTTCTCCAAGGCGCTTTTCGACACTATTGCCCAGTGGAATGCAGAGTCGGATTGGAAGGGTGACGAGCGGAACGTCGTTCTTGCTCTTGCTCGCATTTGGTACAGCGCTTCAACTGGTCTCATTGCTCCTAAGGACGTTGCTGCCGCATGGGTATCGGAGCGTTTGCCTGCCGAGCATCGGCCCCTCATCTGCAAGGCACGCGCGGCGTACCTGGGTAGCGAGGACGACGACCTAGCAATGCGCGTCGAAGAGACGGCCGCGTTCGTTCGATATGCCAAAGCAACGATTGAGAGAATCTTGCGTTGA
- a CDS encoding GNAT family N-acetyltransferase gives MANFIEFETERLFLRQWTPADRKPFAALNADARVMEFFPARLTRAESDTIADHCQSLIQERGWGFWATELKASREFIGFVGLHTPSAELPFSPCVEIGWRLSFSHWGKGLASEAAREALRIGFTSLGLDEIVSFTAVGNSRSRAVMERLNMCESGTFEHPQVPDGSSLRLHCLYRLPRGRYDA, from the coding sequence ATGGCTAATTTCATCGAATTCGAAACTGAGCGCCTTTTCCTGCGGCAGTGGACGCCCGCTGACCGCAAACCGTTCGCCGCGCTCAATGCAGATGCAAGAGTGATGGAGTTTTTCCCCGCGCGGCTCACACGCGCCGAAAGTGACACGATCGCTGATCATTGCCAATCTTTGATTCAAGAGCGCGGCTGGGGATTTTGGGCTACTGAGTTGAAGGCTTCTCGCGAGTTCATCGGATTCGTCGGCTTGCATACCCCTTCAGCCGAACTTCCGTTCTCGCCGTGTGTAGAAATCGGTTGGCGTCTTTCCTTTTCGCATTGGGGCAAAGGGTTGGCTTCTGAGGCTGCACGAGAAGCTCTCCGCATCGGCTTTACGTCCCTCGGCCTAGACGAAATCGTGTCCTTCACGGCAGTTGGGAACTCCAGGTCTCGTGCCGTCATGGAAAGGCTCAACATGTGCGAGTCAGGCACCTTTGAACATCCTCAAGTACCTGACGGTAGTTCGCTGCGCCTGCATTGCTTGTACCGTCTGCCGCGTGGCCGCTATGACGCATAA
- a CDS encoding alpha-ketoacid dehydrogenase subunit beta, which produces MTMIQSLRSAMDVMMERDDNVIVYGQDVGYFGGVFRVTEGLQAKYGKTRCFDAPISEGGIVGTAIGMAAYGLKPVVEIQFADYFYPATDQIVSEAARMRHRSNGDFTAPMTIRMPCGGGIYGGQTHSQSPEAFFTHVCGLRTVMPSNPYDAKGLLIASIECEDPVIFLEPKRLYNGPFDGHHDRPVVPWSKHALGLVPEGYFRVPLDSAVVFRPGKEVTVLTYGTMVWVSECAAREAGVDAEVIDLRSIWPLDLETIVNSVKKTGRCVVVHEATRTSGFGAELAALVQEHCFWHLEAPIERVTGWDTPYPHAQEWDYFPGPARVGAALQRAVGKEA; this is translated from the coding sequence ATGACCATGATCCAGTCGCTGCGCTCGGCGATGGACGTGATGATGGAGCGCGACGACAACGTCATCGTCTATGGCCAGGACGTGGGCTACTTCGGCGGCGTGTTCCGCGTGACCGAAGGGCTGCAGGCCAAGTACGGCAAGACGCGCTGCTTCGACGCGCCGATCTCCGAGGGCGGCATCGTCGGCACGGCCATCGGCATGGCCGCCTATGGCCTCAAGCCCGTGGTCGAGATCCAGTTTGCTGACTACTTCTACCCGGCCACCGACCAGATCGTGTCCGAGGCCGCGCGTATGCGCCACCGCTCGAATGGCGACTTCACCGCGCCCATGACCATCCGTATGCCCTGCGGCGGCGGCATCTATGGCGGGCAGACGCACAGCCAAAGCCCCGAGGCTTTCTTCACCCACGTCTGCGGCCTGCGCACGGTCATGCCCAGCAATCCGTATGACGCCAAGGGCCTGCTGATCGCCTCCATCGAGTGCGAAGACCCGGTCATCTTCCTGGAGCCCAAGCGCCTGTACAACGGCCCGTTCGACGGGCACCACGACCGGCCCGTGGTGCCGTGGTCGAAGCACGCGCTGGGCCTGGTGCCCGAGGGTTACTTTCGCGTGCCGCTGGACAGCGCCGTGGTCTTTCGCCCCGGCAAGGAGGTCACGGTGCTGACCTACGGCACCATGGTCTGGGTGTCGGAATGCGCGGCGCGCGAGGCCGGGGTCGATGCCGAGGTCATCGACCTGCGCTCCATCTGGCCGCTGGATCTGGAGACCATCGTCAATTCGGTCAAGAAGACGGGCCGCTGCGTCGTGGTACACGAGGCCACGCGCACCAGCGGCTTCGGCGCTGAGCTGGCCGCGCTGGTGCAGGAGCACTGCTTCTGGCACCTGGAGGCGCCCATCGAGCGCGTGACCGGCTGGGACACGCCCTATCCGCACGCCCAGGAATGGGACTACTTCCCTGGCCCCGCCCGCGTCGGCGCGGCCCTGCAGCGCGCTGTCGGCAAGGAGGCATGA
- the lpdA gene encoding dihydrolipoyl dehydrogenase, translating into MTEKKDITTKLLVIGGGPGGYVAAIRAGQLGIPTVLVEGAGLGGTCLNIGCIPSKALIHAAQEFEHARQHAAGSPLGIRAGEPTLDVAQTVRWKDGIVQRLTGGVGALLRKAGVQVLQGWAHIEDGKTVTVRGAQGQGALRVRCEHLLLATGSEPVALPSMPFGGAIWSSTDALSPDVLPRRLVVVGAGYIGLELGIAYRKLGVEVTVVEAAERVLPSYDEELTQPVLESLRKSGVVLHLGCSVLGWDAGQGVHVRNARADEFALPAERVLVAVGRRPRTSGFGLESLQLDMAGRHVAIDAHCRTSMRGVWAIGDLTGEPMLAHRAMAQGECVAEQIAGQNRRFEPLAIAAVCFTDPEVVVVGSTPGEARAAGLDCMDAAFPFAANGRAMTLESTGGFVRVVARRDNHLILGWQAVGRGVSELATAFGQSIELGARLEDVAHTIHAHPTLGEAVQEAALRALGRAVHV; encoded by the coding sequence ATGACCGAGAAAAAGGACATCACGACCAAGCTGCTGGTCATCGGCGGCGGCCCGGGCGGCTACGTGGCGGCCATCCGCGCTGGGCAACTGGGCATCCCCACGGTGCTGGTCGAGGGCGCTGGCCTGGGCGGCACCTGCCTGAACATCGGCTGCATCCCGTCCAAGGCGCTGATCCACGCGGCCCAGGAGTTCGAGCACGCGCGCCAGCACGCCGCCGGCTCGCCCCTGGGCATACGCGCGGGCGAGCCGACGCTGGACGTGGCGCAGACCGTGCGCTGGAAGGACGGCATCGTGCAGCGCCTGACGGGCGGCGTCGGCGCGCTCTTGCGCAAGGCCGGGGTGCAGGTGCTGCAGGGCTGGGCGCACATCGAGGACGGCAAGACCGTCACCGTGCGCGGCGCGCAGGGACAGGGCGCGCTGCGCGTGCGCTGCGAACATCTGCTGCTGGCCACAGGCTCCGAGCCGGTGGCGCTGCCCAGCATGCCGTTTGGCGGCGCCATCTGGTCATCGACGGATGCCCTCTCGCCCGACGTGCTGCCGCGCCGGCTGGTCGTGGTCGGCGCCGGCTACATCGGGCTGGAGCTGGGCATTGCCTACCGCAAGCTGGGCGTGGAGGTCACGGTGGTCGAGGCCGCCGAGCGCGTGCTGCCCAGCTATGACGAGGAGCTGACGCAGCCGGTGCTCGAATCTTTGAGAAAAAGCGGCGTGGTGCTGCACCTGGGCTGCAGCGTGCTGGGCTGGGATGCGGGCCAAGGCGTGCATGTGAGGAACGCCCGCGCTGACGAGTTCGCCCTGCCAGCGGAGCGCGTGCTGGTCGCCGTGGGCCGGCGACCGCGCACCTCGGGCTTCGGGCTGGAGTCGCTGCAGCTCGACATGGCCGGGCGCCACGTGGCCATCGACGCGCACTGCCGCACCTCCATGCGCGGCGTCTGGGCGATCGGCGACCTGACCGGCGAGCCCATGCTGGCGCACCGCGCCATGGCCCAGGGCGAGTGCGTGGCCGAGCAGATCGCCGGCCAAAACCGCCGCTTCGAGCCGCTGGCGATTGCGGCGGTGTGCTTCACCGACCCCGAGGTCGTGGTCGTCGGCAGCACGCCTGGCGAGGCCCGTGCCGCCGGGCTGGATTGCATGGACGCCGCCTTTCCGTTTGCCGCCAATGGCCGCGCCATGACGCTGGAGTCGACCGGCGGCTTCGTGCGCGTGGTGGCGCGGCGCGACAACCACCTGATCCTGGGCTGGCAGGCCGTGGGCCGGGGCGTGTCGGAGCTGGCAACGGCCTTCGGCCAGTCCATCGAACTGGGCGCGCGGCTGGAGGACGTGGCCCACACCATCCACGCGCACCCGACGCTGGGCGAGGCGGTGCAGGAGGCGGCGCTGCGCGCGCTGGGGCGGGCGGTGCATGTCTGA
- a CDS encoding 3-methyl-2-oxobutanoate dehydrogenase (2-methylpropanoyl-transferring) subunit alpha — translation MTTHTAPLRLHVPEPTGRPGQSTDFSYLATSPAGAVRRPPTDTPAADTADLATSLVVVLDHEGRAVGPWAPDIHSERLRRGLRAMMKTRIFDARMLMAQRKKKLSFYMQCLGEEAIAIAHAQALQEGDMCFPTYRQQGLLLSRGDIPMSELICQLMSNEADPLRGRQLPVMYSYKRAGFFSISGNLATQVPQAVGWAMASAIKGDTKIASAWIGDGATAEADFHTALTFAHVYRAPVIINVVNNQWAISTFQSIAGGEGTTFAQRGVGVGVASLRVDGNDFLAVYAASRWAAERARSNHGPTLIEWETYRAGPHSTSDDPSKYRPHDDWQRFPLGDPIARLKQHLIAIGEWSEEQHAAAHKELEAEVLAAEKEAERHGSLLDGRVPSAAAMFEGVYKDMPEHLRRQRQQLGV, via the coding sequence ATGACCACCCACACAGCCCCGCTGCGGCTGCACGTGCCCGAGCCCACCGGCCGGCCCGGCCAGAGCACGGATTTTTCCTATCTCGCCACCTCGCCCGCCGGCGCGGTGCGCAGGCCCCCCACCGACACCCCCGCCGCCGACACGGCCGACCTGGCGACCAGCCTGGTCGTGGTGCTGGATCACGAGGGCCGCGCCGTCGGCCCCTGGGCGCCGGACATCCATTCCGAGCGCTTGCGCCGTGGTCTGCGCGCCATGATGAAGACGCGCATCTTCGATGCCCGGATGCTCATGGCGCAGCGCAAGAAAAAGCTGTCGTTCTACATGCAGTGCCTGGGCGAGGAGGCGATTGCCATCGCCCACGCGCAGGCGCTGCAGGAGGGGGACATGTGCTTTCCCACCTACCGCCAGCAGGGCCTGCTGCTGTCGCGGGGCGACATCCCCATGTCCGAGCTGATCTGCCAGCTCATGAGCAACGAGGCTGACCCGCTCAGGGGCCGGCAGTTGCCCGTCATGTATTCGTACAAGCGCGCGGGCTTTTTCTCGATCTCGGGCAACCTGGCCACGCAGGTGCCGCAGGCCGTAGGCTGGGCCATGGCGTCCGCCATCAAGGGCGACACGAAGATCGCCTCCGCCTGGATCGGCGACGGCGCCACCGCCGAGGCGGACTTCCACACCGCGCTCACCTTCGCCCACGTCTATCGCGCGCCGGTCATCATCAACGTGGTCAACAACCAGTGGGCGATTTCCACCTTCCAGTCGATTGCCGGCGGCGAGGGCACGACGTTCGCCCAGCGCGGCGTGGGCGTGGGCGTGGCCTCGCTGCGCGTCGATGGCAACGATTTCCTGGCCGTGTATGCGGCGTCCCGCTGGGCCGCCGAGCGCGCGCGCAGCAACCACGGCCCGACGCTGATCGAGTGGGAGACTTACCGCGCCGGCCCGCACTCCACGTCGGACGACCCGAGCAAGTACCGCCCTCACGATGACTGGCAGCGCTTTCCGCTGGGTGACCCGATTGCACGATTGAAGCAGCACCTGATCGCCATCGGCGAGTGGAGCGAGGAGCAGCACGCCGCCGCACACAAAGAGCTGGAGGCCGAGGTGCTGGCGGCAGAGAAGGAAGCCGAGCGCCACGGCAGCCTGCTCGATGGCCGCGTGCCCAGCGCCGCTGCCATGTTCGAAGGGGTTTACAAGGACATGCCGGAGCACCTGCGCCGGCAGCGCCAGCAATTGGGAGTCTGA
- a CDS encoding ATP-dependent nuclease encodes MCEKCIDPRRGHLMPNSAFKRTGCARRSTMRWPSKSPAVGRGLLINQEIALKLERLHVMNFRTLEDVEVTFRGYYTAISGQNNAGKTSLLRAIRHTFRDNFGDIFFYRRDDGITYRDNKTQWDKNSNDIIFDYEIGVSPVEDSGLFKFIEKFNEGSLPKTVAKLRVKVTYKAGDESVCQIWVNDKEFTNYDSKEVLQKLKSSSLAFMHDSAQSFAPIFDPGGRYLHELTFADDELKQVTDALAKVKAKVKKAAQAHKAELSELLGHLEEKYEVEFSLPEGMFSGSIPFEVNLKNKNVDIPLSDWGSGTRNRTQILMSILHASRIKKKTDENKITPIILIEEPESFLHPSAQAEFGRVLIDLANELQIQTIVTTHSPYMLCQTNVKSNILLSRKVSYGKTKETEVVSVDENTWMEPFGDILGLNNSEFTAWKDVIFSSKHCVLLVEGTLDKQYYEHIDALGLMGLTFPPEVEIVPYEGKDALKNPILLKFIVEKFNKVLVTFDLDAKPELERVMQQARLQEGSGYIAVGSSKPGKQCIEGLVPDRILAKVHGANTSLVMALTSADTKERKGAKSSLKHKVLAEFKADSAVSADELKGFLPVFKALTRLSSQ; translated from the coding sequence ATGTGCGAAAAGTGCATCGACCCGCGCCGAGGGCATCTGATGCCTAACTCGGCGTTCAAGCGGACGGGCTGCGCCCGCCGCTCAACTATGCGTTGGCCGTCAAAATCACCCGCCGTCGGGCGTGGGCTACTCATAAATCAGGAGATTGCTTTGAAACTAGAGCGCCTACATGTAATGAATTTCCGAACACTCGAAGATGTTGAGGTGACGTTTCGTGGTTACTACACCGCGATATCTGGGCAAAATAACGCCGGAAAGACCAGTCTGCTTCGTGCAATCCGGCACACGTTCCGTGACAACTTCGGAGACATCTTCTTCTACCGTCGTGATGATGGCATCACGTATCGCGACAACAAGACGCAATGGGATAAAAATAGCAATGACATCATCTTCGACTATGAGATTGGTGTTTCGCCAGTCGAAGATTCTGGACTTTTTAAGTTTATCGAGAAATTCAACGAAGGAAGTCTACCAAAGACGGTCGCTAAGTTGCGCGTGAAGGTCACCTACAAGGCAGGAGACGAGAGTGTCTGTCAAATTTGGGTAAACGACAAAGAATTCACAAACTACGATTCAAAGGAAGTTCTACAAAAACTCAAATCGTCCAGCCTGGCATTTATGCACGACTCAGCACAATCTTTTGCGCCAATATTCGATCCAGGAGGGCGGTATTTGCATGAGCTAACATTTGCGGACGACGAACTAAAACAGGTCACTGATGCATTGGCAAAGGTTAAGGCAAAGGTGAAAAAGGCTGCCCAAGCACACAAGGCAGAGCTTTCAGAACTCCTCGGCCACCTTGAAGAGAAATACGAGGTTGAGTTTTCACTGCCTGAAGGTATGTTTTCAGGCTCAATTCCATTTGAAGTAAATCTCAAAAATAAAAACGTTGATATTCCTTTGAGTGATTGGGGTAGTGGTACGCGAAACAGAACGCAAATTCTAATGTCAATTCTTCACGCAAGTAGAATAAAGAAAAAGACCGACGAGAACAAAATTACCCCAATAATATTAATTGAAGAGCCTGAAAGTTTTCTGCATCCCTCCGCGCAAGCTGAATTTGGACGTGTTCTAATCGATCTTGCCAATGAATTACAGATTCAAACGATTGTCACCACCCACAGTCCCTATATGTTGTGCCAAACTAACGTTAAATCGAATATTCTATTGTCACGTAAGGTTTCATATGGCAAAACTAAGGAGACCGAAGTCGTGTCCGTGGACGAAAATACTTGGATGGAACCGTTTGGAGATATTTTAGGTCTTAACAATTCAGAATTTACGGCGTGGAAGGATGTTATATTTAGTAGCAAACATTGTGTGCTATTAGTCGAGGGCACGCTGGATAAGCAATACTACGAACACATAGATGCCCTGGGCCTCATGGGCCTTACCTTTCCCCCAGAGGTTGAAATTGTTCCATACGAGGGAAAGGACGCGCTCAAAAACCCTATTCTACTCAAGTTCATTGTTGAAAAATTCAATAAGGTACTTGTCACGTTTGATTTAGACGCAAAACCAGAGCTTGAGAGGGTGATGCAGCAGGCAAGACTGCAAGAAGGTAGTGGATATATTGCCGTTGGCAGTAGCAAGCCTGGCAAGCAGTGTATCGAAGGGCTTGTTCCAGACCGAATCCTTGCGAAGGTTCACGGTGCGAATACGTCTCTGGTTATGGCGCTGACATCTGCGGACACCAAGGAGCGTAAGGGTGCAAAAAGTTCCCTAAAGCATAAGGTGCTCGCTGAATTTAAGGCCGATTCGGCGGTGTCTGCAGATGAGCTCAAAGGTTTCTTGCCGGTGTTCAAAGCCTTGACGCGTCTGTCATCGCAATGA
- a CDS encoding YqaE/Pmp3 family membrane protein, translating into MSDDLVCTNCGHVGATTKVTKGHFALEVILWLCFLIPGIIYSVWRLTTRHEACPACGNANLLPKSAPMAQKFLRENLPEKLTTPQEAIRRPSKAAESAGKSLGRMVGRMLKK; encoded by the coding sequence ATGTCGGATGATCTCGTATGCACAAATTGTGGCCACGTCGGTGCAACAACCAAAGTTACCAAGGGCCACTTCGCGCTTGAAGTTATTCTTTGGCTTTGCTTTCTCATCCCAGGCATCATCTACTCAGTTTGGCGCCTGACTACTCGACATGAGGCTTGTCCAGCTTGCGGAAATGCAAACCTTCTTCCCAAATCAGCGCCTATGGCTCAGAAATTTCTCCGTGAAAATCTCCCGGAAAAATTAACCACTCCACAGGAAGCAATTCGCCGACCATCCAAGGCTGCAGAGTCTGCCGGAAAATCACTTGGGCGCATGGTAGGAAGAATGTTAAAAAAATGA